The genomic stretch AGCTTGAGTTTGCACGTGCCGTGACGCTGGCGTCATGAGGCGTGGATCCAGAAGAAGCCCTCGCTGGCGATGAACTCGAGGGCTTCCTCAAGGGGCATGACCTCCCGACCGAAGGGGCCGGGATCGCTCCAGGCGTCGCGCCGCCACCACAAAACCTGAACCTTGTCGCCCTGACCGGTGGGGCGGAGCCGGGCGACGGGTCCGCCGGTGCGCAGGCTGTAGAGCGTGTAGCCCTTGTTCGCCCGCACCACCTCGACGCCGCCGCGCTGCGGTGGCCAGGGATAAGCTTCGATGCGCGTGCGCATCTCATCGGGGCTGCCAGGCATGGCGCCTCTCTCCTGCGCGGCCTGCGGCGTTGTAACACCTCGGGGCTCCTGGGCGGAGGCAGTGGGCCATGATGCCGAGCGTGGTTCCCGCCGTGCTGGACGGCTGGATGCAGCCCTTCCGAGGCCAGTTCACCGCGACCATCTGGCGCCATGTACTGGTGCTGGTCTGCGGTGCCCTGCTGGCGCCAGGACGACGGACGGTGACCGCGGCCCTGCGTGTGATGGGTCTCGGCGAGGCGGCTGGCTTTGCCGTCTACCATCGCGTGCTGAGCCATGGGCACTGGTGCTCGCGCGCCCTGGCGCACCGCCTCCTGCTGCTGCTGGTCGCCGCCTTCGTGCCGGACGGCCCGGTGGTGGTCGGTCTCGACGACACGATCGAGCGCCGGCGCGGGGCATGCATCGCCGCGAAAGGGATCTACCGTGATCCGGTCCGCTCCAGCCGGGGCCACTTCGTCAAGGCGAGTGGCCTGCGCTGGCTCTGCGTCATGCTGCTGGCGCCTGTCACCTGGGCCGGCTGCGTCTGGGGCCTGCCCTTCCTGACCGTGCTGGCCCCCTCCGAGCGCTACGCGGCCGAGCAGGGCAAGCGGCACAAGACCCTCACGGAGTGGGGCCGGCAGGCGCTGCTGCAAGTGGCGCGCTGGCTGCCGGGGCGGCGGGTCATCGCCGTGGCCGACAGCAGCTTCTCGGTGGTCGCCCTGCTGCGCGACCTCGCGCCGCACCTGACCGTGGTCACCCGCCTGCGTCTGGATGCCCGCCTGTACGACCCACCCCCGC from Longimicrobium sp. encodes the following:
- a CDS encoding IS701 family transposase, producing the protein MMPSVVPAVLDGWMQPFRGQFTATIWRHVLVLVCGALLAPGRRTVTAALRVMGLGEAAGFAVYHRVLSHGHWCSRALAHRLLLLLVAAFVPDGPVVVGLDDTIERRRGACIAAKGIYRDPVRSSRGHFVKASGLRWLCVMLLAPVTWAGCVWGLPFLTVLAPSERYAAEQGKRHKTLTEWGRQALLQVARWLPGRRVIAVADSSFSVVALLRDLAPHLTVVTRLRLDARLYDPPPPRRPRRRGWPPVKGARLPSLAERLRDRRTRWRRVVVDGWYGRRRRRLEIATGTALWSHRRARVAIRWVLVRDPSGEKEPQAFLCTDPQAEPVDILRWFVRRWRMETTFEEARRHLGMETQRQWSDLAILRTTPALLALFSLVTLWASQLAGERGPVLECVRWYPKPLPTFSDALALVRHELWTAQISATSPTTGTSPNASAALIHRLLLVACRPP